One Chrysiogenia bacterium genomic region harbors:
- a CDS encoding RidA family protein produces MERRKISTGSVWEPKLGYSRAVRVGPFISVSGTTGADADGKPGKGEYEQARLALAKIERALREAGACMDDVVRTRIYMIDASKWEEVARAHSEHFRITRPATTLVEIKALIDAAFVVEIEADAIVTD; encoded by the coding sequence ATGGAACGACGTAAAATTTCCACCGGCAGCGTGTGGGAACCCAAGCTCGGTTACTCGCGCGCGGTGCGCGTGGGCCCCTTCATCTCCGTGTCGGGAACGACCGGCGCCGACGCCGACGGCAAGCCCGGAAAGGGCGAATACGAGCAGGCGCGCCTGGCGCTCGCCAAGATCGAGCGAGCGCTACGCGAAGCCGGCGCCTGTATGGACGACGTTGTGCGTACCCGCATTTACATGATTGACGCCTCGAAATGGGAAGAGGTCGCCCGCGCCCACAGTGAACACTTTCGCATCACGCGCCCGGCCACCACGCTCGTCGAGATCAAGGCGCTCATCGATGCGGCATTTGTTGTCGAAATCGAGGCCGATGCGATCGTGACGGACTAG